Proteins from one Ketobacter alkanivorans genomic window:
- a CDS encoding EAL domain-containing protein: MFAIQRHNLMKAILTLCLLCISGVSHGVQTVMLSDEANELDLNQKHLELFEDSSDRLTINEITTNSGLLFTQVDQDVINLGHTDSSIWAHFRLRLDSDQNTPQSWILESAFPLLHRFDIFVVEDGVIQESHRIGYSRPIMARMLPHRFFAQPLHLQPGVEYDIYINTMRVGGNVQLPLKLSKPLQFIYNELIHNHVFGIFFGIFIAMMAYNLFLFFAVGNRAYFYYIAYIGFSFLTFQTLTGFGFLLFWSDSPNLNEYVTQVFACMATVSGLLFSKHFVKTELYGRFITTSINIAAAFGVGLALARLTTDYFLSTQVSAYISIVSIVFPPMMFYCWIKGSRPAGFFLLAWMLLIVGAVMYTLVLLGVLPSNALTNNAVLAGSAAEMVLLSLGLADRINYERKAKYSALQEQHKAIVRLKEAEDRLMHRALHSRTTGLPNRTLLRSTLDGLLQETQQTGFTLVLVSINNFHEFNKTLGHSNGDAILYILTERLSALGQCVENIVPIEDTDARAHYISSVEGVSFALMIRELDSDVINSVVLQLLKDMEKPFEYQGLTLDVDASAGIAFHPEHGSSSENLLRNAHIALEAASGINEKYAVYSQEIDPYNQRRISLLGELRNAIDKDVLQLYFQPQICLDTMEVSGAEVLIRWIHPEYGFIPPDEFIPLAERTGVIQPLTYWICRKAFQFMHSLSSQGYNLNLSINISARNLQDPHFKDQVCKIAKEQDVTLEKVIMELTETAVMHNPDEALRVLGELSAAGIRLSIDDFGTGYSSLSYLKKLPVNEIKIDRSFVMEMAKNNDDQVIVHTTLTMGHNLSLEVVAEGIEDEATLLKLKEMGCDLAQGYHIARPMPANEFFTWLSNYRNDASPSPVASIIK, encoded by the coding sequence TTGTTTGCAATTCAACGCCATAACCTGATGAAGGCTATTCTGACTCTGTGCCTGCTCTGCATCAGTGGTGTCAGTCATGGCGTGCAGACCGTCATGCTTTCCGACGAGGCAAATGAGCTGGATCTCAATCAAAAGCATTTGGAATTGTTTGAAGATTCCAGTGATCGGCTCACCATTAACGAAATCACAACAAATTCAGGCCTGCTTTTTACGCAAGTGGATCAGGACGTAATCAACCTGGGGCACACAGATAGCTCCATCTGGGCTCACTTCCGCCTAAGATTGGACAGCGACCAAAATACACCTCAATCCTGGATTCTGGAATCCGCGTTTCCACTATTACACCGCTTTGACATTTTTGTGGTAGAGGATGGCGTAATACAAGAAAGTCACCGCATCGGCTACTCCCGCCCAATCATGGCGCGGATGTTACCCCACCGGTTTTTCGCCCAACCCCTGCATTTGCAGCCGGGCGTTGAGTACGACATTTACATCAACACCATGCGTGTCGGCGGTAACGTACAGTTGCCGTTAAAATTATCCAAACCTCTTCAGTTTATTTATAACGAGCTGATTCACAACCACGTCTTCGGCATCTTCTTTGGCATCTTTATCGCCATGATGGCCTACAACCTGTTTCTGTTTTTTGCAGTCGGAAACCGGGCCTACTTCTATTACATTGCCTATATCGGGTTTTCTTTTCTGACATTCCAAACCCTGACCGGATTCGGGTTTCTGTTATTCTGGAGTGACTCACCCAACCTGAATGAATACGTCACCCAAGTGTTTGCCTGCATGGCGACAGTGAGTGGGCTGTTGTTCTCCAAACATTTCGTCAAAACCGAACTCTACGGCCGCTTTATCACCACCAGCATCAACATAGCTGCGGCATTTGGCGTCGGATTGGCCCTGGCCCGCCTCACTACCGATTATTTCCTCAGCACTCAGGTCTCAGCGTACATATCCATCGTTAGCATTGTGTTTCCGCCGATGATGTTCTATTGCTGGATAAAGGGCTCTCGCCCGGCCGGCTTTTTCCTGCTGGCGTGGATGCTGTTGATCGTGGGTGCTGTGATGTACACCTTGGTACTGCTGGGTGTTCTGCCCTCCAATGCGCTTACCAACAATGCAGTGCTGGCGGGCTCTGCTGCCGAGATGGTGCTGTTGTCACTGGGGCTGGCTGATCGCATCAATTACGAACGCAAAGCCAAATACTCTGCACTGCAAGAACAGCATAAGGCCATAGTGCGCCTTAAAGAGGCCGAAGATCGACTGATGCATCGCGCGCTGCACAGCCGCACCACCGGCCTGCCGAACCGCACGCTGTTGCGCAGCACACTGGACGGTTTGCTGCAGGAAACGCAGCAGACGGGGTTCACCCTGGTTCTGGTGAGCATCAATAATTTCCATGAATTCAACAAGACGCTGGGCCACTCCAATGGCGATGCCATTCTTTATATTCTCACTGAACGCCTAAGCGCTCTGGGTCAGTGCGTTGAGAATATCGTTCCCATCGAAGATACCGACGCACGGGCTCATTACATCTCCAGCGTGGAGGGTGTCAGCTTCGCTTTGATGATCCGGGAACTGGATTCTGATGTGATTAATTCGGTTGTACTGCAACTGTTGAAAGATATGGAGAAGCCATTTGAATACCAAGGGCTGACCCTTGATGTCGATGCCAGTGCAGGTATTGCGTTTCACCCCGAACACGGCAGCAGCAGTGAGAACTTACTGCGCAACGCCCATATTGCGTTGGAAGCAGCCAGTGGCATCAATGAGAAATACGCTGTCTACTCGCAGGAAATCGACCCCTACAACCAGCGCCGCATATCGCTGCTGGGTGAGCTGCGTAACGCCATCGACAAAGACGTGCTGCAGCTCTATTTTCAGCCGCAGATCTGCCTGGACACCATGGAGGTCTCGGGAGCCGAAGTATTGATCCGCTGGATACACCCCGAGTACGGGTTCATTCCCCCCGACGAATTCATTCCTCTGGCAGAGCGTACCGGCGTTATCCAGCCATTAACCTACTGGATCTGCCGTAAGGCATTTCAGTTCATGCACAGCCTTTCCAGCCAGGGTTACAACCTGAACTTGTCCATCAACATCTCTGCACGCAACCTGCAGGATCCCCATTTCAAAGATCAGGTCTGCAAGATCGCGAAAGAACAGGATGTCACATTGGAAAAAGTCATCATGGAGCTGACTGAAACCGCCGTGATGCACAACCCCGATGAGGCCCTGCGCGTTCTGGGCGAACTCAGCGCCGCAGGCATACGGCTCTCCATCGACGATTTCGGCACAGGTTACTCTTCACTGTCGTATCTGAAGAAACTACCGGTGAACGAGATCAAAATCGACCGCAGCTTTGTAATGGAAATGGCAAAGAACAACGACGATCAGGTTATTGTTCATACCACCCTCACCATGGGCCATAACCTTAGCCTGGAAGTGGTCGCAGAAGGCATTGAAGATGAAGCGACATTGCTGAAATTGAAGGAAATGGGTTGCGACTTGGCTCAGGGGTACCACATTGCTCGCCCCATGCCCGCCAATGAGTTCTTCACCTGGCTGTCGAACTATCGCAATGATGCAAGCCCATCACCGGTCGCCTCCATCATCAAATAA
- a CDS encoding SufE family protein has protein sequence MSDNPFGTSITSDDILEDLEFFDDWEDRYRYLIDLGKKLPAMPEDEKTDANFVHGCQSQVWISSKFDAADNTLCFLVDSDAHIVRGLAAMVMAAFNRRSPQQIIDFNVDDYFGKTQLIQHLSPTRGNGLKSMVAKIRAAAQASL, from the coding sequence ATGAGTGACAACCCCTTTGGCACCAGCATTACCAGCGACGACATTCTGGAAGACCTGGAATTCTTTGACGACTGGGAAGATCGCTATCGCTATCTCATTGATCTGGGTAAAAAATTGCCTGCTATGCCTGAAGATGAAAAAACCGATGCCAACTTCGTTCACGGTTGCCAAAGCCAAGTGTGGATCAGCTCCAAGTTTGATGCCGCCGATAACACCCTCTGCTTTCTGGTAGACAGTGACGCCCACATTGTACGCGGCTTGGCCGCCATGGTCATGGCTGCATTCAACCGCCGCAGCCCACAGCAAATCATTGATTTTAACGTGGATGATTACTTCGGCAAAACCCAGCTTATACAGCATCTTAGCCCTACCCGTGGCAATGGCCTGAAATCCATGGTGGCCAAAATCCGCGCCGCCGCCCAAGCCAGCTTATAA
- the sufT gene encoding putative Fe-S cluster assembly protein SufT, whose protein sequence is MMQQAAEQRMVAVMRDCPARAVPSGTPITLPKNAFVTITQARGGNYTISFRGNLARVDGTDADALGLEVEELDFGQVEEGAPVSEHVWETLRTIYDPEIPVNIVDLGLIYNVEISENTSGHDVVTVTMTLTSPTCGMGQVLANDVRYRLKKVPNVDEVVVNIVFDPPWSRDKISEEAQLELGIF, encoded by the coding sequence ATGATGCAGCAAGCTGCCGAGCAACGCATGGTTGCAGTGATGCGGGATTGCCCGGCAAGAGCCGTTCCCTCTGGCACACCGATCACACTGCCAAAAAATGCGTTTGTCACCATCACCCAAGCCCGCGGTGGCAACTACACCATCAGCTTCAGAGGCAATCTGGCCCGAGTGGATGGTACCGATGCCGACGCACTGGGGCTTGAGGTTGAAGAGCTGGACTTCGGTCAGGTAGAAGAAGGCGCGCCGGTATCTGAACACGTGTGGGAAACACTGCGTACCATTTACGACCCTGAAATACCGGTCAACATTGTCGACCTGGGCCTTATTTACAACGTTGAGATCAGTGAGAACACCAGCGGTCACGACGTGGTTACCGTAACCATGACCCTGACCTCCCCCACCTGCGGTATGGGCCAAGTGCTGGCAAATGACGTGCGTTACCGCTTGAAGAAAGTCCCCAATGTGGACGAGGTGGTAGTGAACATCGTGTTTGACCCACCTTGGTCCCGCGATAAAATATCGGAGGAAGCGCAGTTAGAACTGGGCATCTTTTAA
- a CDS encoding HesB/IscA family protein, with product MTVQTFIPDQSITLTPAAIKHMAAEVSKQDGASAVRISVKPSGCSGFMYDMELVSAPQTDDITIQAADNLTVYLAQDSLTILQGTELDYVKQGLNSILQFRNPNATSECGCGESFSVTK from the coding sequence ATGACCGTTCAAACATTTATTCCCGATCAATCCATCACACTGACACCGGCGGCCATCAAACATATGGCAGCTGAAGTATCGAAACAAGACGGTGCAAGCGCAGTGCGCATATCGGTAAAGCCCAGCGGCTGCTCCGGCTTTATGTATGATATGGAACTGGTGAGCGCCCCCCAAACAGATGACATTACCATCCAGGCCGCCGATAACCTGACGGTGTATCTGGCCCAGGACAGCCTGACCATATTGCAAGGCACCGAGTTGGATTACGTGAAGCAGGGCCTGAATTCAATTCTGCAGTTTCGTAACCCCAACGCCACCTCAGAGTGTGGCTGCGGCGAAAGTTTCTCGGTGACCAAATAA
- a CDS encoding aminotransferase class V-fold PLP-dependent enzyme — MRSFDIDAIRADFPILHQEVKGKPLVYLDNAATTQKPQAVIDALSRYYSTINSNVHRGAHTLSDLATREFEEARHSVQRFINARSSNEIIWTRGTTESINLVAHSYGRAFLKPGDDIIISAMEHHSNIVPWQLVAQQTGANLKVIPVTDNAELEMAAFDALLSDNTKLVSLVHVSNALGTINPVKTVIEKAHRAGAVVLLDGAQATPHWSVDVQELGCDFYAFSGHKVYGPTGIGVLYGKAELLDKMQPYQSGGEMIEKVSFDGTTFNALPYKFEAGTPNIAGAIGLAAAIEYLNQFDRQQLANHEHSLLTATLERAAADPTIKLIGRAADKAGVFSFLLEGTHPHDLGTLLDQQGVAVRTGHHCAMPIMDQYAIPGTVRASFAFYNTLEEVDRFFTALEKSKTFLL, encoded by the coding sequence GATTGACGCGCTGAGCCGCTACTACAGCACCATCAATTCAAACGTGCATCGCGGCGCTCATACACTAAGCGATCTAGCTACACGGGAGTTCGAAGAGGCCCGTCACAGCGTCCAACGTTTTATTAATGCTCGCAGCAGCAACGAAATCATCTGGACCCGCGGCACCACCGAAAGCATCAACCTGGTAGCCCACAGCTATGGCCGCGCATTCTTAAAGCCCGGCGACGACATCATCATTTCAGCCATGGAGCACCACTCCAATATCGTGCCCTGGCAATTGGTTGCACAGCAAACCGGTGCAAACCTCAAAGTGATTCCCGTTACCGATAATGCTGAACTGGAAATGGCCGCCTTTGATGCGCTCTTGTCTGACAACACCAAACTTGTATCCTTGGTTCACGTCTCCAATGCGCTGGGCACCATCAACCCGGTAAAAACCGTAATCGAAAAAGCCCACCGCGCGGGCGCGGTGGTACTGCTGGACGGAGCACAGGCAACGCCCCATTGGAGCGTCGATGTACAAGAATTGGGGTGCGATTTTTACGCGTTCTCTGGCCACAAAGTATATGGCCCCACCGGTATAGGCGTGCTGTACGGCAAGGCAGAACTGCTGGACAAAATGCAGCCCTATCAGTCTGGCGGTGAAATGATTGAAAAGGTGTCCTTTGATGGCACCACCTTCAATGCCCTGCCCTATAAATTCGAGGCCGGCACCCCCAACATCGCTGGTGCCATCGGCCTGGCAGCGGCTATTGAGTACCTGAACCAATTCGACAGACAGCAACTGGCCAATCATGAACACAGCCTGCTTACCGCTACCCTGGAACGGGCTGCCGCCGACCCCACCATCAAACTGATCGGCCGCGCCGCTGATAAGGCCGGGGTGTTTTCCTTTTTGCTGGAAGGCACCCACCCCCACGACCTGGGCACACTGCTGGATCAACAAGGGGTAGCGGTACGCACGGGCCATCATTGCGCCATGCCCATCATGGATCAGTACGCCATACCCGGTACGGTTCGCGCCTCGTTCGCGTTTTATAATACGCTCGAAGAAGTGGATCGCTTCTTCACTGCGCTCGAAAAATCCAAAACCTTTTTACTGTAG